In one window of Pseudobdellovibrionaceae bacterium DNA:
- a CDS encoding 23S rRNA (pseudouridine(1915)-N(3))-methyltransferase RlmH: protein MKFQFVTLKSSRNKWAETAVAEYVDKIGHFVPIELHEIKSKSLSRDSQEIKKSLEGEALLSHLLASDYVVIFTEDGHLAKDSIKFSERVVQIVESGKSRAVFIVGGPYGFSKEVRARANLMLSLSSLTMNHFVAQIVALEQIYRALTIWKNRSYHNV from the coding sequence GTGAAGTTTCAATTTGTGACTCTCAAGAGCAGCCGAAATAAGTGGGCCGAAACGGCTGTTGCAGAATATGTTGATAAAATAGGCCACTTCGTTCCCATTGAATTGCATGAAATTAAATCCAAAAGTCTTTCGCGAGACAGCCAAGAAATAAAAAAGTCTCTGGAGGGTGAGGCTTTGCTGAGCCATCTCTTGGCCTCGGACTACGTGGTGATTTTCACTGAAGATGGCCACCTTGCCAAAGACTCAATTAAATTCTCTGAACGCGTGGTTCAAATTGTTGAAAGCGGCAAGTCACGGGCCGTCTTTATAGTAGGTGGCCCGTATGGGTTTTCTAAAGAGGTAAGGGCTAGGGCCAATTTGATGTTGAGCCTATCTTCCCTCACTATGAATCATTTTGTGGCTCAAATAGTGGCTCTCGAACAAATTTATCGCGCGCTGACTATTTGGAAAAATCGATCCTATCACAATGTTTAA
- a CDS encoding outer membrane lipoprotein carrier protein LolA: MILSPQICLFLTVISLSSCASATLKEVEEIPPPLGAKKEIVPTNEKAPAEDAAVMPESGLLQIKSVLAKYHQSKSVQMELKKRVFMALLERENISEGQLSFSKGQLRLRIDKPHPSEVIVDNNNIWLVDQLPEGSKPPIQVARVRVDKLSPQSRAKSPLAFIFRDLKVWDEFKLVGEKVADEKITYSLKPIHPKEWRNVAKLAIRLDQKGKQVLAVSYWDDLENETSWVFRKVDFDVPVSKDFFKYSPPKDITIMEY; the protein is encoded by the coding sequence ATGATTTTAAGCCCACAGATTTGCCTATTTTTGACAGTTATTTCATTGAGTTCGTGTGCCTCGGCCACATTAAAAGAGGTCGAGGAAATACCACCCCCACTTGGTGCGAAAAAAGAGATCGTACCGACCAACGAGAAAGCTCCCGCGGAGGATGCTGCCGTCATGCCAGAAAGTGGGTTGCTACAGATCAAATCGGTTTTGGCCAAATACCACCAATCCAAATCTGTACAGATGGAGTTAAAAAAGCGGGTGTTTATGGCTCTCCTTGAGCGAGAAAATATTAGCGAGGGCCAGCTATCGTTTTCAAAGGGGCAGTTGCGTTTGAGAATTGATAAACCCCATCCATCAGAAGTTATCGTTGATAACAATAATATTTGGCTGGTTGACCAATTGCCAGAGGGTTCAAAGCCACCTATTCAAGTGGCCCGAGTGCGGGTGGATAAATTAAGTCCCCAGTCGCGAGCTAAATCACCACTAGCATTTATTTTTAGAGACTTAAAAGTATGGGATGAATTTAAGTTGGTGGGTGAAAAAGTGGCCGATGAAAAGATCACCTATTCGCTGAAGCCAATCCATCCAAAAGAATGGAGAAATGTGGCAAAACTGGCCATTCGATTGGATCAAAAGGGCAAGCAGGTATTAGCAGTGAGCTATTGGGATGATTTAGAAAATGAAACAAGTTGGGTGTTTCGAAAGGTGGATTTCGATGTGCCAGTGTCAAAAGATTTTTTTAAATACAGTCCACCAAAAGACATAACAATTATGGAGTATTAG
- the rimO gene encoding 30S ribosomal protein S12 methylthiotransferase RimO, whose product MAKTVHFVSLGCPKNLVDTEIMLGSLANDGYRVVENPEEAETVIVNTCGFIEDSKRESISKVLELSELKGEGHLKNLIVAGCLAQRYQKDLVEGLPEADIFIGSGEFQNISAILKDRSKGVESKQYFNRPTYLQEDSTPRMNSQPRHRAYLKISEGCKKRCAFCAIPLIRGNLQSRTVKNNLSEAKLLVAGGVKELIVISHDFTDYGWDLRKKSQTAEKESPLQLLRELSDESGAQWIRVLYLYPDGINEELVNLVQARDNLCNYFDMPLQHINNEMLKSMNRRMTREQVEEAISLIRKKIPDAVIRTQFIVGFPGETEEQFQELLEFVKEAEFDRVGCFKFSPEENTKAADMADQVDEATKQRRHDELMALQQQISRQKHQDLVGKILPVMVEGYSDETDLLLQGRTSQQAPDIDGVTYINDGTADVGDIVMVEITEAHDYDLVGRIVTPN is encoded by the coding sequence GTGGCTAAAACAGTTCACTTTGTAAGCTTAGGGTGTCCAAAAAATCTCGTTGATACTGAAATCATGCTAGGATCGTTGGCCAACGATGGATATCGGGTGGTGGAAAATCCCGAAGAAGCAGAAACGGTTATTGTAAATACCTGCGGGTTTATTGAAGACTCTAAAAGGGAATCCATTTCAAAAGTATTAGAGTTGAGTGAACTAAAAGGTGAAGGTCATCTAAAGAACCTCATTGTGGCGGGCTGTTTGGCTCAGCGATATCAAAAAGACCTGGTAGAGGGTCTACCTGAGGCCGACATATTTATTGGCTCTGGTGAATTTCAAAATATCAGTGCGATTTTGAAAGATAGGTCAAAAGGTGTAGAGTCTAAACAGTATTTTAACCGCCCCACATATCTCCAAGAAGATTCAACGCCTCGAATGAACTCCCAACCTCGTCACCGAGCTTATTTAAAGATCTCCGAGGGCTGCAAAAAGCGATGTGCATTTTGCGCCATTCCTCTGATACGAGGGAATTTGCAGTCGAGAACCGTAAAAAATAATCTAAGCGAAGCGAAGCTTTTGGTTGCAGGAGGCGTTAAAGAGCTCATAGTGATATCTCACGATTTTACTGATTATGGATGGGATCTTAGAAAAAAATCACAAACCGCCGAAAAAGAGTCCCCCCTTCAACTTTTGCGGGAATTGTCAGATGAGTCGGGTGCCCAATGGATTCGCGTGTTGTATCTTTACCCCGATGGAATCAACGAGGAATTGGTTAATCTTGTGCAAGCTCGAGATAATCTCTGCAATTATTTTGATATGCCTTTGCAGCATATCAATAATGAAATGTTGAAAAGCATGAACAGGCGAATGACGCGCGAGCAAGTGGAAGAAGCTATTTCGCTAATTCGCAAGAAAATACCGGATGCTGTTATTCGAACGCAGTTTATTGTGGGGTTTCCAGGTGAAACAGAAGAGCAGTTTCAGGAGCTTCTGGAGTTTGTGAAAGAGGCGGAATTTGATCGAGTAGGGTGTTTTAAGTTTTCACCTGAAGAAAATACGAAAGCCGCTGATATGGCTGACCAGGTTGACGAAGCGACTAAGCAACGGCGCCACGATGAACTGATGGCTTTGCAGCAACAGATTAGCCGTCAGAAACATCAAGATTTGGTGGGCAAAATTCTGCCGGTGATGGTTGAGGGATACAGCGACGAGACAGATCTGTTGCTGCAAGGACGAACTTCGCAACAGGCTCCAGATATCGACGGCGTCACCTATATCAATGACGGCACGGCGGATGTGGGAGATATAGTGATGGTTGAGATCACCGAGGCCCACGACTACGATCTTGTGGGGCGAATTGTTACCCCCAATTAG
- the hpt gene encoding hypoxanthine phosphoribosyltransferase encodes MSQFKDSMVPFITAEEIQEMVTELAMDIERDYEGKELVLICPLKGSFLFVSDLMRKISLPVKVDFVHVTSPKGESVRILKDINTNIKGQHVLIIEEIIDAGRTLKFLFDRLLLSDPASLKIVTLLDKPARRELPVKPDYTGRTIDDRFVIGYGMDSEEVGRNYKDIFNFAQ; translated from the coding sequence ATGTCGCAATTCAAAGATTCAATGGTCCCTTTTATTACCGCTGAAGAAATTCAGGAAATGGTTACTGAACTTGCCATGGATATTGAGCGTGACTATGAGGGTAAAGAACTGGTCCTCATCTGCCCGCTGAAAGGTTCTTTTTTGTTTGTTTCGGACCTTATGCGAAAAATCAGCCTTCCCGTCAAAGTGGACTTTGTACACGTAACCTCTCCAAAGGGCGAGAGCGTTCGCATTCTGAAAGACATCAACACCAATATCAAAGGCCAACATGTTCTCATCATCGAAGAGATTATTGATGCGGGTCGTACTCTGAAGTTTTTGTTTGATCGATTGTTGTTGTCTGATCCTGCTAGTTTAAAAATTGTGACTTTGCTCGATAAACCTGCACGGCGGGAACTTCCTGTGAAACCAGACTACACGGGCCGGACCATCGATGACCGATTCGTCATAGGATATGGAATGGACTCTGAAGAAGTAGGGCGAAATTACAAGGATATTTTTAACTTCGCCCAGTGA
- a CDS encoding AI-2E family transporter, producing MGSNFQKTQLRRAKIIRFTVFFGFLAMLGIVLLVVENILLSTVLAFVLSYLLSPAVNAFERAGIHRIYAVTITYCVLGAVLGLGVGRVSPFVVQQVSSFRHEIPNYRQGTIELLVDWESKLTEITGSTISLSDKANNLIIDWTKSLFDDLPTFLSRSLTTILLAPFFAFFLLKDGRNITKKVLALVPNSIFELVLDLHHQINDQMAQFVRARLLEAGIVGLAVWAGLAAFSFPYAFLLASFAALLNLVPYLGPFIGAAPAVIMALINSNMEYGLLIVISVYSFAQLLDIFFIIPLVVAKIVDLHPVTVVVVIIIGAQLLGVLGMLISIPVTSALKVTFTALHNHLTQFRA from the coding sequence ATGGGCTCAAACTTTCAAAAAACTCAATTGCGCCGAGCGAAAATTATTCGTTTCACTGTGTTTTTTGGTTTCTTGGCGATGCTCGGGATCGTATTGCTTGTGGTTGAGAACATCTTACTCTCAACGGTGCTTGCCTTTGTTTTGAGCTACTTGCTCTCTCCTGCAGTGAACGCCTTTGAGCGCGCAGGCATCCATAGAATTTACGCAGTGACCATCACCTATTGCGTTTTAGGTGCAGTTTTGGGGCTTGGCGTAGGAAGAGTATCACCATTTGTGGTGCAACAAGTGAGTTCCTTTCGCCATGAAATTCCTAACTACAGACAGGGCACCATTGAACTTTTGGTTGACTGGGAGTCTAAACTTACTGAAATCACCGGATCCACGATCAGCCTCAGTGACAAAGCCAATAACCTCATCATCGATTGGACCAAATCGCTTTTTGATGATCTCCCTACTTTTTTGTCACGTTCGCTGACAACAATTTTGTTGGCTCCATTTTTCGCCTTTTTTCTTTTAAAGGATGGGCGCAACATTACCAAAAAGGTTTTGGCGCTGGTTCCTAATAGCATTTTTGAACTGGTTTTAGATCTCCACCACCAGATCAACGACCAAATGGCGCAATTTGTGAGGGCCAGGCTGCTTGAGGCAGGCATCGTCGGATTGGCTGTGTGGGCCGGTTTGGCCGCCTTTTCTTTTCCCTATGCGTTTTTGTTGGCCTCTTTTGCGGCGCTGCTCAATCTGGTGCCCTATCTAGGCCCATTTATTGGAGCCGCTCCAGCTGTGATCATGGCCTTAATTAACTCGAACATGGAATATGGCCTTCTTATTGTGATTTCCGTCTACTCCTTTGCTCAACTCCTCGACATCTTTTTCATCATACCCCTAGTTGTCGCAAAAATTGTGGATCTTCACCCCGTTACCGTGGTGGTCGTGATCATCATTGGAGCACAGCTTCTCGGAGTTCTAGGTATGTTGATTTCTATTCCGGTAACAAGTGCCCTAAAAGTGACATTTACAGCCCTTCACAACCATCTGACTCAGTTTCGCGCTTAG
- a CDS encoding DUF839 domain-containing protein codes for MATRREFLHFMGRSAAVVSSASALSTLTGCLTTPTSSKVNGPFSPISPTDKDDLVLADGFTYNLLIEYGQKINTSGDAFGYDNDYLAFLPSASGNPNEGYLWSNHESVDPMFVSGFVKGGPRTKQQVEKEQQAVGGSIFRVWRKDSEHPWTVDDGDALNRRLSGQTPIDIVSERIIGGSKTAIGTLANCAGGVTPWGTVLTCEENYHDFYGEYTYDEKGNKTHNKDSRLGWSEFFDHSPEHYGWVVEFNPKTGKAKKLTSMGRYAHECATTQLAKDGRCVVYLADDSMDQCLYKFISEKPDNLEKGELFVANTDLGKWISLDYKKQSLLQEKFKDQTEVLVRCREAAHLLGGTPLDRPEDVEIDPISGHIFVAQTNNKSRSNYHGSILKIVESNNDPLSLTFKAETFLAGGEKNGFSCPDNMAFDQKGNLWMTSDISEKAMGKSPYAAFKNNGLFYIPMSGPHAGNVFQLASAPTDAELTGPTFSSDGETLFLSVQHPGKSSVSLEKLSSHWPHGKSSLPRPAVVTISGPAMKALMTS; via the coding sequence ATGGCCACTCGTAGAGAGTTTTTACACTTTATGGGGCGCAGCGCAGCTGTGGTTTCAAGTGCCAGCGCTCTATCCACATTGACTGGTTGTTTAACCACACCGACAAGCTCAAAAGTGAACGGTCCATTTTCTCCTATTTCGCCCACTGACAAAGATGACTTGGTTTTAGCTGATGGCTTCACCTACAATCTCTTGATCGAATATGGACAGAAGATAAACACTTCGGGCGATGCCTTTGGATATGACAACGATTACTTAGCCTTTCTTCCCTCTGCTAGCGGCAACCCCAATGAGGGCTATTTGTGGTCCAACCATGAAAGTGTAGATCCAATGTTTGTAAGTGGTTTTGTGAAAGGCGGGCCACGCACAAAACAACAAGTAGAGAAAGAACAACAAGCTGTTGGCGGAAGCATTTTCAGAGTGTGGCGAAAAGATTCTGAACATCCGTGGACAGTGGACGATGGTGATGCCCTAAACCGAAGACTGTCGGGGCAAACACCCATTGACATTGTTTCCGAACGAATCATCGGCGGATCAAAAACAGCCATAGGTACGTTGGCCAACTGCGCTGGCGGAGTGACACCCTGGGGGACAGTTCTCACGTGTGAGGAGAACTATCATGATTTTTATGGTGAATACACCTACGACGAAAAGGGCAATAAAACCCATAACAAAGATTCTCGTCTGGGTTGGTCTGAATTTTTCGACCACTCACCAGAGCATTATGGCTGGGTGGTAGAATTCAATCCAAAAACTGGCAAAGCTAAAAAACTCACTAGCATGGGCCGCTATGCCCACGAGTGTGCCACAACCCAGTTGGCTAAAGACGGTCGTTGTGTTGTTTACCTTGCCGACGATTCTATGGATCAGTGCCTGTACAAATTCATTTCCGAAAAGCCCGACAACCTTGAAAAGGGTGAACTGTTTGTGGCAAACACTGACCTCGGGAAATGGATTTCCTTGGACTATAAAAAGCAAAGTCTATTGCAAGAAAAATTCAAGGATCAAACCGAAGTTCTCGTCCGCTGTAGAGAAGCAGCCCACTTGCTTGGCGGCACACCACTAGATCGGCCAGAAGATGTTGAGATTGACCCCATCTCGGGACACATTTTCGTCGCCCAAACGAACAACAAGAGCAGATCTAATTATCACGGTTCCATATTAAAAATTGTTGAATCCAACAACGACCCACTTTCGCTAACTTTCAAGGCCGAAACCTTTTTGGCGGGTGGAGAAAAAAATGGGTTTTCATGCCCCGACAACATGGCCTTTGATCAAAAGGGCAATCTCTGGATGACTTCAGACATTTCTGAAAAAGCGATGGGCAAGTCGCCCTATGCAGCCTTTAAAAATAATGGTTTGTTTTACATCCCAATGTCTGGCCCCCATGCGGGCAATGTGTTTCAGTTGGCTTCGGCGCCAACAGATGCGGAGCTCACAGGCCCTACATTTTCCAGTGATGGAGAAACCCTGTTTCTCTCCGTGCAACACCCCGGTAAATCAAGTGTTAGCCTAGAAAAGTTATCTAGCCATTGGCCGCATGGAAAGTCCTCTCTGCCACGCCCGGCTGTAGTGACTATTTCAGGGCCAGCGATGAAAGCGCTAATGACCTCATAA
- a CDS encoding tetratricopeptide repeat protein: MAFSSDDEVFEEAKALFIDGHYQKAEPLFNQLILRSNKSPEVFHMLATIYYDQGKFNKAIRTFRRAIEIDPSFTDASVGLSIVLNDLGRYDEGQKVFNEAKIMLERQSGSDDPYVNDKLALKHDELGELYFRYNRFDESLEQYQTAFRLSNGRPEIGLHVVEVLLKTECADQAIQLLKALQKDHPLFMPIRIKLGKVYYDSNRVPEAVSEWEQVLQKEPHNTSAKDFLQLANSVQTTSLAVENENFI; the protein is encoded by the coding sequence GTGGCCTTTAGTTCAGACGACGAAGTGTTTGAAGAAGCCAAGGCTTTGTTCATCGACGGCCACTACCAAAAAGCGGAACCACTTTTTAATCAACTAATTCTTCGCAGCAACAAGAGTCCTGAAGTTTTTCACATGCTGGCAACCATTTATTACGATCAGGGCAAATTCAATAAGGCCATCCGAACATTTCGAAGAGCTATAGAAATTGACCCGTCGTTCACCGATGCCAGTGTTGGATTGAGTATTGTTTTAAATGATCTTGGTCGCTACGACGAGGGCCAAAAGGTTTTTAATGAAGCTAAGATCATGTTGGAGCGCCAATCAGGCAGTGATGATCCCTATGTAAATGATAAGTTGGCCTTAAAACATGACGAACTCGGAGAGCTGTATTTTCGCTACAACCGGTTTGATGAATCCCTTGAGCAATATCAAACCGCTTTTCGCCTTTCAAACGGTCGTCCAGAAATAGGTCTACACGTGGTTGAAGTTTTGTTAAAAACTGAATGCGCTGACCAGGCCATCCAATTGCTAAAAGCATTGCAGAAAGACCACCCTTTGTTTATGCCCATTCGCATAAAATTGGGAAAAGTCTACTACGATTCAAATCGCGTACCAGAGGCTGTATCAGAGTGGGAACAAGTGCTTCAGAAAGAGCCTCATAATACATCTGCTAAGGATTTCTTGCAGCTAGCCAACTCGGTGCAAACCACCTCCTTAGCCGTTGAAAACGAAAACTTCATCTAA
- the bamD gene encoding outer membrane protein assembly factor BamD, with amino-acid sequence MKFLNLAIFPIAFLLLGIVALPSCSSTEKIDVASAEGAYQLAKKYEGDERYEEALIQYAEVKNKHPYSRFATLSELATADIHFKREAFIESESAYRLFKEFHPEHEQIDFVTFRLGLSIFKQLPSTIDRDLSLAGRAMLYFDEVVSSYAQSQWAKEAQDYKQKTLVMLAEKEKYIADFYFIRDQYDSALSRYEQLLTLYSGLGLDAKALYGATVSAFKTEQKDKTEKYLDELKKRYPDSPEYARAKKEVTRGL; translated from the coding sequence ATGAAATTCTTAAACTTAGCAATATTCCCGATCGCTTTCTTACTCTTAGGCATCGTTGCTTTGCCCAGCTGTTCGTCCACTGAAAAAATCGATGTTGCCTCGGCCGAAGGCGCCTACCAGTTGGCAAAAAAATATGAAGGCGACGAACGCTACGAAGAAGCGCTTATACAATATGCTGAAGTTAAGAACAAACACCCGTATAGCCGATTCGCCACACTTTCTGAATTAGCCACGGCTGATATCCATTTTAAGCGTGAGGCCTTTATTGAATCTGAAAGTGCCTATCGTTTATTTAAAGAATTTCACCCTGAACACGAGCAAATAGATTTTGTCACTTTTCGATTAGGGCTTAGTATTTTCAAACAACTCCCCAGCACCATTGATCGCGACCTCTCATTGGCTGGTCGTGCCATGCTGTATTTTGACGAAGTGGTGTCGTCTTACGCCCAATCCCAGTGGGCCAAAGAAGCACAGGACTACAAGCAAAAAACTCTCGTGATGCTCGCTGAAAAAGAAAAATACATTGCCGATTTTTACTTCATTCGAGACCAGTATGACAGTGCCTTGAGTCGATACGAGCAATTGCTCACGTTGTACTCTGGCCTGGGGCTTGATGCTAAAGCTCTTTATGGAGCCACGGTTAGCGCATTTAAAACTGAGCAAAAAGACAAAACTGAAAAATACCTTGATGAGCTCAAAAAGCGATATCCCGACTCTCCAGAATACGCCCGCGCAAAGAAGGAGGTGACCCGTGGCCTTTAG
- a CDS encoding endonuclease/exonuclease/phosphatase family protein gives MRSPYFRIRWFILLLIFWLSSAAFGQAHKILTWNILLDGAIDKWVNLDIPFWYFRKDEALDLIRAQDPDLMGVFEPLPYQRTFLVENLPAYKNVDFDSFTDAVLFYRRDRYEELEKGRFFLSSNPERSYSLGLGNHFPRIAVWVRLKDKQTGEKVFLAGTHFDAKTSARRKMAPLFYQTVNRLAKGDPIMAIGDFNIAPDDQAYAVLAKQDWVDTYNMYFKEKLNRSHPTKKDRRIDHVLLGGKKLYKVNSWKTVVADKLSDHNPVVVVLEHAGP, from the coding sequence ATGAGAAGTCCTTATTTTCGAATACGTTGGTTCATACTGCTTCTGATCTTTTGGCTGAGCTCGGCGGCATTTGGTCAGGCTCACAAGATCCTCACTTGGAATATTCTGTTAGATGGCGCCATCGACAAGTGGGTGAATCTGGATATACCGTTTTGGTATTTTCGAAAAGATGAGGCCCTAGATCTCATCCGAGCGCAAGACCCTGACTTGATGGGAGTTTTTGAACCATTGCCCTATCAACGAACATTTCTCGTTGAGAATTTGCCAGCCTACAAAAACGTGGACTTTGATTCGTTTACCGATGCGGTGCTTTTTTATAGAAGAGATCGTTACGAAGAACTTGAAAAAGGCCGCTTTTTTCTTTCTTCAAATCCGGAGCGGTCTTATAGCCTTGGTCTTGGTAACCACTTTCCGAGAATAGCCGTTTGGGTCAGGCTCAAAGATAAACAAACCGGTGAAAAGGTATTTTTGGCGGGCACCCATTTTGACGCAAAGACATCAGCTCGCAGAAAAATGGCACCTTTATTTTATCAAACAGTGAATCGGCTGGCCAAAGGAGATCCAATTATGGCCATTGGTGATTTTAATATTGCTCCAGATGACCAAGCATATGCTGTTTTGGCAAAGCAAGATTGGGTAGATACCTACAATATGTATTTCAAAGAGAAGTTAAATCGGTCTCACCCCACAAAAAAAGACCGACGCATTGATCACGTGCTATTGGGTGGCAAAAAGCTGTATAAGGTAAACTCGTGGAAGACAGTAGTGGCCGATAAGTTGTCGGATCATAATCCAGTCGTTGTGGTGCTTGAGCATGCAGGCCCCTAA
- a CDS encoding cyclic nucleotide-binding domain-containing protein: MVNFLWDNIFKKDQGKKDIASVLSSNYLFETLSPREIMFVQEIIHARNYRPGEVIFSQGEAGVGMYIIVKGSVNMTVEDLHSSDANNRVFVTRLSQSDFFGEIALVEKNSRRTATATAVDEVTLLGFFKPDLYEIIDRNPRTGVKIVTRLAEVLGRRLRETAESFSELKRELKNLKNN, translated from the coding sequence ATGGTAAATTTCCTTTGGGACAACATATTTAAAAAAGATCAGGGCAAAAAAGATATCGCCTCTGTTTTATCTTCGAATTACTTATTTGAGACGCTCTCGCCTCGCGAAATCATGTTCGTTCAAGAAATCATTCACGCCAGAAATTACCGACCTGGCGAAGTGATCTTTTCTCAAGGTGAGGCCGGTGTAGGAATGTACATCATCGTAAAAGGCTCAGTAAACATGACCGTTGAAGACCTCCACTCAAGTGATGCCAACAATCGCGTGTTTGTGACTCGCCTCTCACAGAGTGATTTTTTTGGCGAAATCGCACTGGTTGAAAAAAACAGCCGACGAACGGCTACCGCCACTGCAGTAGATGAGGTGACTCTTCTTGGTTTTTTTAAGCCGGACCTCTATGAAATCATCGATCGAAATCCGCGCACAGGCGTAAAAATTGTGACCCGACTAGCTGAAGTGCTCGGGCGACGGCTTCGCGAAACCGCCGAAAGCTTTTCGGAGCTGAAACGAGAGTTAAAAAACTTAAAAAACAATTAG
- a CDS encoding glycosyltransferase family 39 protein — translation MQAPKWCVPLFIVALFVFFVVRLVVGANVGLSTDEAHYYLYGQHLSWSYFDHPPLVGWIHYLFSFLPHAEWAVRLPATLLSIMTSLFVWYYLKQEKVPCVGRLWGLLAVNASFLINILGVALLPDSLLVALMFPLIFALRKIEKSPQNISGWFSTGFVLGLMGLSKYTAILFVPGLLAYVLLLRKKELLFNWRLFIALALALGLVTPVIYWNASNGWASFLYQLEHVVGRAGGWKAALASVGLQFVGFSPPLFVFSIWGMSKSIVAKNRSERLIALLVAPVLLFFFYSSFTEVVLPHWLAPAYLLLISGSVVYLWKPGRFKMAAVFKVSVVISLIVNAAIFSELYWKWNPGKEYASIHRDIYGWDQIMEKAAALAGSSAVAVVNWSQGSRARFYYSGGRVFVLDQRKDQFDFWEGDKPEGEDILVISSKFYPANFSNEITCESVMKAGWLDIELRGKKVNHVDYFWCYQFSSQRSASP, via the coding sequence ATGCAGGCCCCTAAGTGGTGCGTGCCCCTTTTTATAGTGGCGCTATTTGTTTTTTTCGTTGTTCGATTGGTGGTGGGGGCGAATGTTGGCCTATCCACGGATGAGGCCCACTATTACCTTTACGGCCAGCATTTAAGCTGGAGTTATTTTGATCACCCCCCTTTGGTGGGATGGATTCACTATTTATTTTCCTTTTTGCCTCATGCCGAATGGGCGGTGCGGCTGCCGGCGACATTGCTGTCGATAATGACAAGCTTATTTGTTTGGTACTATTTGAAACAAGAAAAGGTGCCTTGCGTGGGGAGGCTTTGGGGCCTTTTAGCGGTGAACGCTTCCTTTTTAATCAATATTTTAGGAGTAGCGTTGTTGCCTGATTCTTTGCTTGTGGCATTGATGTTTCCATTGATTTTTGCGCTGAGAAAAATTGAAAAATCTCCGCAGAACATCAGCGGCTGGTTTTCGACGGGATTCGTTCTCGGATTAATGGGCCTTAGTAAATACACGGCGATCTTGTTTGTCCCTGGTCTATTGGCTTACGTTCTGTTGCTGCGAAAAAAAGAACTTTTATTTAATTGGCGTTTATTTATAGCTCTGGCTCTAGCTCTGGGATTGGTCACTCCAGTGATTTATTGGAATGCCTCTAATGGGTGGGCCAGTTTTCTCTATCAATTGGAACATGTGGTGGGACGGGCTGGCGGCTGGAAGGCGGCATTGGCTTCTGTTGGGTTGCAGTTTGTTGGTTTTAGTCCGCCGCTATTTGTGTTTTCGATTTGGGGAATGAGTAAATCTATTGTTGCCAAGAATAGAAGCGAGCGGCTGATTGCCCTATTAGTGGCACCAGTGCTGCTGTTTTTCTTTTATTCGTCATTTACCGAGGTGGTTTTGCCCCATTGGCTTGCGCCAGCGTATCTATTGTTAATTTCCGGTTCTGTGGTTTATCTTTGGAAACCGGGACGTTTTAAAATGGCGGCTGTTTTCAAAGTGAGCGTAGTTATATCGCTAATTGTGAACGCCGCTATATTTTCGGAGCTCTATTGGAAGTGGAATCCCGGCAAAGAATACGCCTCTATTCATAGAGATATTTATGGATGGGATCAAATCATGGAGAAAGCCGCTGCGCTTGCGGGCTCGTCGGCGGTGGCCGTGGTCAACTGGTCGCAGGGAAGTCGGGCGCGCTTTTATTACTCAGGTGGAAGGGTATTTGTGCTGGACCAAAGGAAGGATCAGTTTGATTTTTGGGAGGGGGATAAGCCGGAAGGCGAGGACATTCTTGTGATTAGCAGTAAATTCTATCCCGCCAATTTTTCAAACGAGATTACCTGTGAGTCAGTCATGAAAGCGGGATGGCTGGACATTGAGCTAAGGGGCAAAAAAGTAAATCATGTGGATTACTTTTGGTGTTATCAGTTCTCGTCACAGCGATCGGCGTCGCCATAG